In Brachypodium distachyon strain Bd21 chromosome 2, Brachypodium_distachyon_v3.0, whole genome shotgun sequence, one genomic interval encodes:
- the LOC100833572 gene encoding probable calcium-transporting ATPase 6, plasma membrane-type — protein MEGERGWSIEGYLNEYFDIPAKNPPSDARGRWRRAVGLVVRNRRRRFRAFSALQGHALDDAQRRKILGKVQVVINVHRAALQFIDGIKHHLTHELTEEGFCINPDELAAITGMHEDPRILKVHGGTNGISRKIKASLEDGVKETEIATRQKLYGTNEHAEKPPRSFWMFVWDALHDLTLIILVVCALVSLVVGLATEGWPKGIYDGLGIIFSILLVVLVTASSDYKQSRKFMELDHEKQKIYVLVTRDKKTKKVLIHDLVVGDILHLSIGDVVPADGLFISGYSLLIDESSLSGESEPVQVSEEKPFLHAGSKVVDGTAKMLVTAVGSRTEWGKIMGTLNEDGVDETPLQVKLNGVATIIGQIGLVFAILTFVVLLTRFLVDKGMHVGLLSWSANDMLTIVNYFAIAVTIIVVAVPEGLPLAVTLSLAFAMKKLMNDKALVRHLAACETMGSASCICTDKTGTLTTNHMIVDKIWISDVSKSVNGDRNITELKSAISGGVVEILMQGIFVNTGSEVVKGDDGKNTILGTPTEAALLEFGLTLEGDRFVEYNKLRRVRVEPFNSVKKNMSVIIQLPNGGLRSFCKGAPEIILENCDAVLNGEGNRVPLSETQKQNVLDIINSFASKALRTLCISFKDLDEISEEQTIPDNGYTLIALFGIKDPVRPGVRDAVMTCMAAGITVRMVTGDNINTAKAIAKECGILTEDGIAIEGREIHDKSSDELKELLPKIQVMARSLPMDKYKLVTSLKSMYQEVVAVTGDGTNDAPALCESDIGLAMGIAGTEVAKENADVIIMDDNFKTIVNVARWGRAVYLNIQKFVQFQLTVNIVALIVNFVSACVTGTAPLTAVQLLWVNMIMDTLGALALATEPPNDEMMKRLPVRRGDSFITKVMWRNILGQALYQLLVLGTLMFAGKRLLNIEGPTADRTINTLIFNSFVFCQVFNEINSREMDKINVFRGIFRNWIFVGILSATVIFQVLIVELLCTFANTVPLSSELWLFSIVLGSISMIISVILKCIPVENGKRDIKPRGYELIPEGPETL, from the exons atggagggagagaggggtTGGAGCATCGAGGGCTATCTGAACGAGTACTTCGACATCCCCGCCAAGAACCCGCCGAGCGACGCCCGCGGCCGGTGGCGCCGCGCCGTCGGCCTCGTCGtccgcaaccgccgccgccgcttccgcgCCTTCTCCGCCCTCCAGGGCCACGCCCTCGACGACGCCCAGCGCCGCAAGATCCTG GGAAAAGTTCAGGTTGTAATTAACGTGCACAGGGCAGCGCTGCAATTTATCGATG GCATAAAACACCACTTAACACATGAGCTTACCGAGGAAGGATTTTGCATCAACCCAGATGAACTGGCAGCAATTACTGGCATGCATGAAGATCCAAGGATCCTCAAGGTGCATGGTGGAACCAATGGAATATCTAGGAAAATCAAAGCTTCTTTGGAGGATGGTGTCAAGGAAACTGAAATAGCAACCAGGCAGAAACTTTATGGCACTAACGAACATGCTGAGAAGCCCCCTAGAAGCTTCTGGATGTTTGTATGGGATGCATTACATGACCTGACTTTGATTATTCTGGTGGTGTGTGCTCTGGTTTCTCTAGTGGTTGGCCTAGCCACCGAGGGGTGGCCAAAGGGTATATACGATGGTCTTGGCATAATATTCAGCATTTTACTGGTGGTACTTGTTACTGCATCCAGTGATTACAAGCAGTCAAGAAAGTTCATGGAACTGGACCATGAAAAGCAGAAGATATATGTTCTTGTCACTAGAGATAAGAAAACCAAGAAGGTTTTAATTCATGACTTGGTAGTCGGTGATATCTTACATCTTTCGATAGGTGATGTGGTTCCTGCGGATGGCTTGTTTATATCTGGCTACAGCCTACTGATAGATGAATCTAGCTTGTCAGGTGAGAGTGAGCCAGTTCAAGTTTCTGAAGAAAAACCTTTTCTCCATGCTGGGAGTAAAGTGGTAGATGGGACAGCTAAGATGCTAGTCACTGCCGTCGGTTCGCGTACCGAGTGGGGAAAAATCATGGGCACTCTTAATGAAGATGGAGTTGATGAAACTCCTTTGCAAGTTAAGCTCAACGGTGTGGCTACAATCATAGGGCAGATTGGTCTTGTGTTTGCTATTCTCACGTTTGTAGTACTTCTAACAAGGTTCTTGGTTGACAAGGGAATGCATGTTGGTTTGCTGAGTTGGTCGGCGAATGACATGTTGACAATAGTCAACTACTTTGCTATTGCAGTGACCATCATTGTCGTCGCAGTTCCTGAGGGTCTACCGTTGGCTGTGACCCTTAGTCTTGCATTTGCCATGAAGAAGTTGATGAATGACAAAGCATTAGTCAGGCATCTCGCAGCATGTGAAACCATGGGTTCAGCCAGTTGTATTTGCACTGATAAGACCGGAACTTTGACAACCAACCACATGATCGTTGATAAGATTTGGATCAGTGATGTATCCAAGTCTGTTAATGGGGACAGAAACATCACTGAGCTAAAATCTGCAATTTCAGGAGGAGTCGTGGAAATACTTATGCAAGGCATATTTGTGAACACTGGATCCGAGGTGGTGAAAGGAGATGACGGCAAAAACACCATCTTGGGCACACCAACTGAAGCAGCATTGTTGGAGTTTGGCTTGACCTTGGAAGGAGATCGCTTTGTTGAATACAATAAGCTCAGGAGAGTAAGAGTAGAGCCTTTTAATTCAGTCAAGAAAAATATGTCTGTGATAATACAGTTACCAAATGGAGGCCTCCGATCTTTCTGTAAAGGTGCGCCAGAAATTATTCTAGAAAATTGTGATGCTGTCCTCAATGGCGAAGGAAATAGAGTGCCACTGTCAGAAACTCAAAAGCAAAATGTCTTAGATATTATCAATTCGTTTGCTTCTAAGGCACTGAGAACACTTTGCATCTCATTTAAGGATCTTGATGAAATTTCTGAAGAGCAAACTATACCAGATAATGGTTACACACTAATAGCACTTTTTGGAATAAAGGACCCAGTTCGCCCTGGTGTCAGGGATGCAGTGATGACCTGCATGGCTGCTGGTATTACGGTGAGAATGGTGACAGGGGACAACATTAACACCGCTAAAGCCATTGCCAAGGAATGTGGAATATTAACTGAGGATGGAATAGCAATAGAAGGAAGAGAGATCCACGATAAGAGCTCAGATGAACTGAAGGAGCTCCTGCCAAAGATTCAG GTAATGGCCCGCTCCTTGCCTATGGACAAATACAAACTGGTAACAAGCCTGAAAAGCATGTATCAAGAGGTTGTTGCAGTTACTGGTGATGGAACCAATGATGCCCCGGCACTGTGTGAATCAGACATTGGACTGGCAATGGGTATTGCTGGCACTGAG GTGGCAAAAGAGAACGCCGACGTTATAATAATGGATGACAATTTCAAAACTATTGTAAATGTTGCTAGGTGGGGTCGTGCGGTTTACTTGAACATTCAGAAGTTTGTCCAATTCCAACTTACAGTTAATATAGTGGCTCTGATAGTGAATTTTGTCTCCGCATGTGTCACAG GGACTGCACCGCTTACTGCTGTCCAGTTGCTATGGGTTAATATGATCATGGATACATTGGGagccttggccttggccacggaGCCGCCAAATGATGAGATGATGAAACGGCTGCCTGTAAGGCGGGGAGATAGTTTCATCACTAAGGTTATGTGGAGAAATATTCTTGGCCAGGCTTTGTATCAGCTCCTTGTATTGGGTACTCTCATGTTTGCTGGGAAGAGACTCTTAAATATTGAAGGTCCTACTGCTGATAGGACCATCAACACTCTCATATTCAACTCTTTTGTCTTTTGCCAG GTTTTCAATGAAATAAATAGTAGGGAAATGGACAAGATTAATGTCTTCCGAGGGATATTCAGAAATTGGATCTTTGTTGGTATATTGTCGGCTACAGTTATATTCCAAGTGCTCATAGTGGAACTTCTTTGTACTTTTGCAAACACTGTGCCATTGAGTTCGGAATTATGGTTGTTCAGTATCGTTCTTGGCTCGATTAGTATGATCATCTCCGTGATCCTCAAATGCATTCCTGTTGAAAATGGGAAGAGAGATATCAAGCCCCGTGGGTATGAACTGATTCCTGAAGGCCCAGAAACTCTGTAG